GAAGAGGAAGAGTTGTTTCTGGAAGCAACAGGGAGTATCGTTTTGGACCGCGCCCAGAGAATCGCTTATTGCGCTTTATCTCCAAGAGCTGATGAAGATCTTTTCATAGAATTTTGCGAGGATTTTGAATATACACCTGTCATATTTCACGCTTACCAAACTGTCGATGGAAACCGAGAGCTGATCTACCACACCAATGTCATGATGGCTGTGACCCGGGATTACGTGGTTGCCTGTCTGGATTGTATTGACGATAAGAAAGAAAAGAAAAACTTTATAAAACAGGTTAAAGCCAGCGGAAAACGAATTCTGGATATTAGCGAAGAACAAGTCGAGCATTTTGCCGGTAACATGCTTCAGGTGATGGATTCCGATGGAAACGCGATTACGGTGATGAGTCAGTCAGCTTATGATAGTTTGTCCTCTGATCAAATAGCCATTTTATCGAAAGAAGCGGCACTTTTGTCAAGTGATCTCGGCACGATCGAGGCCTGTGGAGGAGGTAGTGCACGCTGCATGATGGCTGAGGTTTTTTTAGGTAAAAAATCATGATCATATCCTTATAAGATTTCAATTCATTTTCTTTTTATTTTCGTTACAAACAGTTCTCATTCAGGTTTATAAATAAAAAAATATTTGTTTTTTATTAGTTTTTAATTAACTTTGTCTTCCCAATGCTATGGAAAAGTGTGACGATTTTTTATTATTTGCTAACTCTGTTTCATTTGCATTGGATTAATATTTATTAATCTTAAAATCCCCTCGTAATGAAAAAAATTACATTTTTATTTGTTGTTTTACTGGTTTTTGGTTTCTATTCGTGTGACCAGGACAATGGAATTGAATCATCCGGATATGAATCTCCCGGATTTGAATTAAATAGTAAAGGTGGTAAACCAGATCAATTACCTTTTACTGGTGATAAAGAATATTCATCCATTTTAAATGATTCGAAAGTGGATTATTGTGGCGAACCTGTAGAGTGTATCTTATTAGCAGGTAGTACGGGTATTGATGCAGGAACGGTGACAGTAGCAAATGACGATGATTATTTGTACGTCAAAGTTTATTCTAAAGCAGGTTTTCAAGATGTAGAAGAAAATATTAAGATGTGGATAGGACTCGAGGCCCCTGATAGAAGGCCTAGTGCTGGTCAATTTCCGTACAAGGCCTCTGAAGATACTGATACGCACATCTTTAAAATTGAATTATCTACTCTTCCTGAATGGGATGATGAAGAATGTGAAAAAGAATATGTGATCCTTGTTCACGTGGATATTAAGACGGAATCTGATGGTGATCAAACTGCATGGGCTGGTTGCGATGGAGTAATTGGGCAACCTTGGTGGGCTTATATGGAATATACTACTCAATGTTGTGAGGAGGAAGAATCTAGTTTGGGATGGTTGTACAAAGAAGATTCTACAGGTAGAAATACATGTTTTGATTTTTCTAAAGATGAAGAAGGAGTAAGTAGTATGTTTCCATATGCTGGAGGTGGTGTTTATGCCAATGGTAAAACTTTCTCAGTATTAGGAAATGTAGATTTTGATGAAGATTGTGGAGTTACATCCTCGGTAAAAATTGGTGAAGTTACTGTTTATCTCTTGGATTGGTTGGATGACAAAAATGCACGTGTAAAATTGGTTTTCAATTTTGATTCCAATTATGATGTAACTATGGGATATGTATATATTGGATGGATTAACCCTATTATCTCAGGGGAGTTTGATCCTTCGCTTACTGGTGACATTGCATCTATTAGTGTTACTGGTAATACTGCAGAATATACATTATTGGTTGAAAATTGGCCAGGCGAGATAGGTGATGGAGGCCCTACAGATAGTAACGGATGGGAACAGTATTATATTAGCACTAGATTCACATTTTCAGAATAGAAGTTAAAGCACTAAATTATTAAATATTAAAGCCCGTTGATGAAACGGGCTTTTTTTTAAAAGTAAAATAAAAACTATTACATCATTATATCGTTTTACATGACCAATAATTTCTTTGATATACTTTGATTTTGATCAAAAAGTTTCATAACGTATAATCCGCTGCTATAGTTGGAAAAATCCAGTTGTTTCTTTTTGGTTGTAACTTTAGAATCTATTTTTTCCGAATACATAACAAACCCATTAACATTCATTAAAACAATGTTATAATCATTTAGAGGAGTTTCAGAATGAACATTAATAATTCCTTTTGTTGGATTTGGATATATTGTAAAGTCAAGAATGTTATCAGGATCCAAATTATCAGATTCCGTTGTGTCATTATCGATAATATCATCATTAGAGATTTCAATTATAGGGTTAACGGTAACCCTTACGGTGTCTTTATCTTCACAGTTTCCGTTTGATACAGTTACTTCATAGGTTGTTGTAGAGTTAGGGCTTACAGTTATACTTTGAGTAGTTTCCCCTGTACTCCAAAGGTAATTACCTTCACCCGAGGCAGATAGAGTAACACTTTGTCCAGCTTCAATTGTCATATTGGCTCCAGCCCCTGCAACGGGTAATGGATTTACATTTACAATTACTTCATCGGTATCAGAAGCATTTCCTTCAGACACAGTAACAGAATAGGTATTGGTTTCATCAGGGTTAACGGTAATGCTTTGAGTAGTTTCCCCATTGCTCCA
This DNA window, taken from Lutimonas zeaxanthinifaciens, encodes the following:
- the ctlX gene encoding citrulline utilization hydrolase CtlX; this translates as MKLLTNTILMIRPVSFRMNEETAVNNYYQHEIKGLSAQEVQEKALAEFDAFVAKLREAGVNIIVVEDTMVPDTPDSIFPNNWISFHSNGKVGVFPMFAENRRQERREDIFDILEEKGFVIEEIVDYTSAEEEELFLEATGSIVLDRAQRIAYCALSPRADEDLFIEFCEDFEYTPVIFHAYQTVDGNRELIYHTNVMMAVTRDYVVACLDCIDDKKEKKNFIKQVKASGKRILDISEEQVEHFAGNMLQVMDSDGNAITVMSQSAYDSLSSDQIAILSKEAALLSSDLGTIEACGGGSARCMMAEVFLGKKS